From Pseudoalteromonas viridis, one genomic window encodes:
- a CDS encoding NADPH-dependent FMN reductase — protein sequence MKVLVFAASNSRQSINQQLASYAASLIPNAEVEVLDLNDYEMPIYSIERETQSGIPDQAQRFFAKIGDADAIIVSFAEHNGSYSAAYKNLFDWTSRIDKQVYQNTPMLMMATSPGPGGAQSVLASAVGSAPFFAADVKASLSVPSFFDNFDSEAGELTNTELKQQLEAALQLLH from the coding sequence ATGAAAGTTTTAGTATTTGCAGCCAGTAACAGTCGCCAGTCAATCAACCAGCAGTTAGCCAGTTATGCAGCTTCGCTGATCCCCAATGCCGAAGTTGAAGTGCTAGACCTGAATGACTACGAAATGCCGATTTACAGCATTGAGCGCGAGACTCAGAGTGGTATTCCGGACCAGGCTCAGCGCTTTTTCGCCAAAATTGGTGACGCTGATGCAATCATTGTGTCTTTTGCCGAACACAATGGCAGTTATTCAGCCGCTTACAAGAACCTGTTTGACTGGACGTCACGCATAGATAAACAGGTTTACCAGAATACGCCGATGCTGATGATGGCAACATCTCCGGGCCCAGGTGGCGCACAGAGCGTGCTGGCATCAGCGGTGGGGTCGGCTCCTTTCTTTGCCGCGGACGTTAAAGCCAGCCTGTCGGTGCCAAGCTTTTTCGATAACTTCGACTCAGAAGCAGGCGAGCTGACAAATACCGAGCTTAAACAACAGCTTGAAGCCGCATTACAACTCCTGCACTAA
- a CDS encoding tetratricopeptide repeat protein — protein sequence MLRAIVGLWMLLIPVIAWTQTPGAVVDTLQEAEDYLTVDPATTLRLLEQVEQLDRLPTPLFLRWHFIRLRAAVPTHQMETMEHSLEAIFSHHTHPYFIEKIPTAMSALGIWLRRHDFLNDARLSLECAYKHAQSDQQRLTLTNSLALVSRQLGDYEQAKTLYDRAINIADKAGITSKNGIIANNLGIIELELGKVAEAEAQFRKALANYQEIDKRSGQISAGVNLLFAFIIQKQLLNYQRLYGPTARLTESFPNETKQAMLLWVNARFMQLEGHPVSQQSKSALKLAYTQLQDDNVRRLVFQHLATPLGVDVQLPKPLVNRPFERRWYNAVKACDWATAS from the coding sequence ATGTTACGAGCGATTGTTGGGCTGTGGATGTTGCTGATACCTGTGATCGCTTGGACGCAAACGCCGGGCGCGGTGGTCGACACCCTGCAGGAAGCCGAAGATTACTTAACGGTAGACCCTGCAACCACGCTAAGGCTACTGGAGCAGGTTGAGCAACTAGACAGACTGCCCACCCCCTTATTCCTGCGCTGGCACTTTATTCGCTTGCGTGCCGCCGTGCCAACCCATCAAATGGAAACAATGGAGCACTCACTGGAAGCGATATTTTCGCACCATACTCACCCCTATTTTATCGAAAAAATTCCCACCGCCATGAGTGCGCTGGGGATTTGGTTACGCCGCCACGATTTCCTGAACGATGCCAGACTCAGCCTGGAGTGTGCTTATAAGCATGCACAGTCTGATCAACAACGGCTGACCCTGACCAACAGCCTGGCGTTGGTATCTCGCCAGCTCGGTGACTATGAACAAGCCAAAACTTTGTATGACAGAGCGATTAACATCGCCGACAAGGCTGGGATCACCTCTAAAAATGGCATTATTGCTAATAATTTGGGGATCATTGAGCTGGAGCTTGGCAAAGTGGCAGAGGCAGAAGCGCAGTTTCGTAAAGCGCTGGCGAATTACCAGGAAATAGACAAACGCTCCGGGCAGATCTCCGCAGGCGTGAATTTACTGTTTGCTTTTATTATTCAAAAGCAGCTGCTGAACTATCAGCGGTTATACGGACCGACCGCCAGATTAACCGAGTCATTTCCCAACGAGACCAAGCAGGCCATGTTGCTATGGGTCAATGCCCGTTTTATGCAGCTGGAAGGGCACCCGGTGAGTCAGCAAAGTAAAAGTGCTCTGAAGCTGGCCTACACACAGCTTCAGGATGACAATGTGCGCCGCCTGGTGTTTCAGCACCTGGCAACGCCCCTCGGTGTAGACGTTCAGTTACCTAAGCCCCTGGTGAACAGGCCATTCGAGCGCCGCTGGTACAACGCCGTCAAAGCCTGTGACTGGGCAACAGCCAGCTAA
- a CDS encoding LysR family transcriptional regulator yields MNNNLFEGIEIFTEVVESQSFIAAAQKLGHSPSHISKVIARLEERLGVRLLNRTTRTLALTPEGESYYQNCTRLIQDAQAAAQQLNVADDIPRGTLKITCPVAFSTDYLQPVLAEYLNRYPNVSLEWDLEDKAVDVIGDGYDLAVRATPQLEESSLICKRVYRCKTYIVASPDYLSRFGQPHHPKELQKHHSICYSNLKTPDRWEFKDKQGNAFHVDVRQRILCNNGHMQTAMARDGIGIARLPAFYVDSLITQQQLVTLFPDYPQPDVNVYVVYPSRRHLSPKVRHFIDLLSAHFEQASGN; encoded by the coding sequence ATGAATAACAATCTTTTTGAAGGCATAGAGATCTTCACTGAAGTGGTCGAGAGCCAGAGCTTTATTGCCGCAGCCCAGAAGCTGGGCCACTCGCCTTCTCATATCAGCAAAGTGATTGCCAGGCTTGAGGAGCGGCTGGGTGTCAGGCTGTTAAACCGCACCACCCGCACCCTGGCTTTAACGCCCGAGGGGGAATCGTATTACCAAAACTGTACCCGGCTTATCCAGGATGCGCAGGCAGCCGCTCAGCAGCTGAATGTAGCCGATGATATCCCGCGCGGCACGCTGAAAATCACCTGTCCGGTGGCATTCAGTACAGATTACTTGCAACCCGTTTTGGCCGAGTATCTGAATCGTTATCCCAATGTCTCGCTTGAATGGGATCTTGAAGACAAAGCCGTTGATGTGATTGGCGATGGCTATGATCTGGCGGTACGGGCAACGCCTCAGCTGGAGGAGTCCAGCCTGATCTGTAAACGGGTCTATCGATGCAAGACCTATATTGTTGCCAGCCCGGATTATCTCAGCCGATTCGGGCAGCCACATCACCCCAAAGAGTTACAAAAACACCACAGCATTTGTTATAGCAACCTCAAAACCCCCGACCGCTGGGAGTTTAAAGATAAACAGGGTAACGCATTTCATGTGGACGTAAGGCAAAGGATCTTATGTAACAATGGTCATATGCAAACCGCCATGGCGCGCGACGGAATAGGCATTGCGCGTCTGCCCGCCTTTTATGTCGACAGCTTAATCACACAGCAGCAGCTCGTCACTCTGTTTCCCGACTACCCGCAGCCCGATGTGAACGTGTATGTGGTGTATCCCAGCCGCCGCCACCTCTCACCCAAAGTACGGCACTTTATCGACCTGCTGTCAGCGCATTTTGAGCAAGCGAGTGGCAACTAG
- a CDS encoding substrate-binding periplasmic protein, translating to MRSLRRYILLLCVFLTADADAARYSVLVYHGANPPYNYLEGSEQAGIFKDIFIRLGELTGHEFEFVPLSVARGHKSFESGEIDIEPGVNPSWRQSSRVPGIYSIDYAFSREVVLGRKDARAYQQPEAFYGKVMGRVRGYRYGPFERHFGTGKIAVYDNISERKLLVQLAHTRLDYIMIGDVTAAYYIATNPAYRGFKEVYEISKLPVSMRIQPSNTQLKQEIDLALKHMLEQGEITRIYLKYGIEMLPF from the coding sequence ATGCGTAGTCTGAGACGATATATTCTGTTGTTGTGCGTTTTTCTGACCGCAGACGCTGATGCTGCGCGTTATTCCGTGCTGGTGTATCACGGGGCAAACCCACCTTATAACTATCTGGAGGGCTCAGAGCAGGCTGGCATTTTTAAGGACATTTTTATTCGCCTTGGTGAATTGACGGGGCATGAATTTGAGTTTGTACCCCTATCTGTTGCTCGTGGCCACAAATCGTTTGAATCGGGTGAGATTGATATTGAACCGGGTGTTAATCCCAGCTGGCGGCAAAGCTCCAGAGTGCCAGGTATTTACAGCATTGACTATGCTTTTTCTCGCGAGGTCGTACTCGGTCGCAAAGACGCGCGGGCTTATCAGCAACCCGAAGCCTTTTATGGCAAGGTGATGGGGCGTGTACGTGGCTACCGTTATGGGCCGTTTGAGCGCCACTTTGGCACCGGGAAAATAGCCGTCTACGATAACATTTCGGAGCGGAAGCTACTGGTGCAATTGGCACACACCCGTCTGGATTACATCATGATTGGTGATGTCACCGCTGCATACTATATTGCGACAAACCCTGCTTACCGCGGCTTTAAGGAAGTATACGAGATCAGCAAGTTGCCAGTGTCTATGCGCATTCAGCCCAGCAATACTCAGCTTAAGCAGGAAATTGACCTGGCGCTCAAGCATATGCTGGAGCAAGGTGAAATCACCCGGATTTACCTTAAATATGGCATTGAGATGCTGCCCTTTTGA
- a CDS encoding ATP-binding protein: MQLKTRLMVILGLTALAPMLVIFLLAMLHSTEQAKRLSISAAQAKVYNAAAIFDRYFAKRKSEVATLARQPTLKTMNFEQIAPILHSEKAAHQQTYEKFILGRPDGSFHNTEGGNPFQNMLRTFDDKAPDSRKRTITRRDYWQQTIGRNVNQKAEVYVSEPMISYTTGVKQIVVAATILANDGKVAGLLGGSIPWREIDRLVQAVSKQVVHQFYDNARFMLVSQEGIYMYHWQPDKIIQLKREQGQFVVNDIGEKIAIRLKVTEEADPQLQEIGLKMIAGFNGYAKLAQTPTRPKSYIFYAPVKSAGYSIALTLPEHVVFAPVYALRQQLLIILGFAVAISLLVAWRFSNSIYQPIAKLTKAAQALTQGNFNVSLSTRGKDELANLGCAFAQMRDKVFQRESELEQRVDERTEALELAKLAAEEAANAKSRFLANMSHEIRTPMNGILGTLQLLNQQNNFNEEQATLIRVANESGQSLLTLINDILDISKLDQGEVSLYFEPFDLHAVLHHLEQLFSEKVIEKRLRFQLVIGDSVPKEVVSDKHRLQQVLLNLLNNAIKFTHEGFIRLEVENIGNMEQVMLKFTVADSGIGIAKDKLPHIFNPFYQEDESTTRRYGGSGLGLCICQQIIELCGGHLNCQSQQGKGTQFDFNWPVAPCCLIYSEDSDQITLGALHGHVLLAEDNAVNQIVTKAILEKLGLSVTIVTDGQQALQQLEKEHYDLVLMDMHMPNMDGIEATKAIRKMPQHLQLTIIALTANVLIKDIEACFAAGMDDYISKPIALEQLKTVLDKWLAVKNG; this comes from the coding sequence ATGCAATTAAAAACGCGCCTGATGGTGATCCTGGGTTTAACTGCGCTGGCACCTATGCTAGTGATTTTTTTACTGGCAATGCTGCACAGCACCGAGCAGGCAAAACGCCTGAGTATTTCGGCTGCCCAGGCCAAAGTGTATAACGCCGCGGCCATCTTTGACCGTTACTTTGCCAAGCGTAAAAGCGAAGTGGCCACGCTGGCTCGTCAGCCCACCTTAAAAACCATGAACTTTGAGCAAATCGCCCCTATTTTACACAGCGAAAAAGCCGCCCATCAGCAAACCTACGAAAAGTTTATACTTGGCCGGCCCGACGGCAGCTTTCATAACACCGAAGGCGGCAACCCTTTTCAAAACATGCTCAGAACGTTTGACGACAAGGCCCCCGACTCGCGTAAAAGAACCATTACCCGGCGCGATTACTGGCAACAAACCATTGGCCGTAATGTCAATCAAAAAGCCGAAGTATATGTATCTGAACCTATGATCTCCTACACCACGGGCGTCAAACAAATTGTGGTGGCCGCCACCATACTGGCAAACGATGGCAAGGTGGCCGGTTTACTTGGTGGCAGTATCCCCTGGCGCGAAATTGACCGGCTGGTGCAGGCGGTGTCTAAACAGGTTGTACATCAATTTTACGACAATGCCCGGTTTATGCTGGTTTCCCAGGAAGGCATTTACATGTACCACTGGCAGCCGGACAAAATCATTCAGCTCAAACGCGAGCAAGGACAGTTTGTGGTTAATGACATTGGTGAGAAAATCGCCATTCGTTTAAAGGTCACCGAAGAGGCTGATCCACAACTACAAGAAATCGGTCTGAAAATGATCGCCGGGTTTAACGGCTACGCCAAATTAGCGCAAACCCCCACCCGTCCTAAGTCGTACATTTTTTATGCCCCGGTAAAATCCGCCGGCTACAGCATTGCCTTAACTTTGCCTGAGCATGTGGTGTTTGCCCCTGTGTACGCGTTACGTCAGCAGCTGCTAATCATTCTTGGGTTTGCCGTGGCAATTTCATTACTGGTTGCCTGGCGTTTTTCCAACAGTATTTATCAGCCCATTGCAAAGCTTACCAAGGCCGCGCAGGCACTGACCCAGGGCAACTTTAATGTGTCTTTATCTACCCGGGGTAAAGACGAGCTGGCCAATCTCGGCTGTGCTTTTGCCCAAATGCGCGATAAAGTATTCCAGCGCGAATCTGAACTTGAACAACGGGTCGATGAGCGCACTGAAGCTTTGGAGCTGGCAAAACTGGCAGCGGAAGAAGCCGCCAATGCCAAAAGCCGCTTTCTGGCTAATATGAGTCATGAAATACGCACCCCAATGAATGGCATTTTGGGCACTTTGCAGTTGCTGAACCAACAAAACAACTTCAATGAAGAGCAGGCTACGCTTATTCGGGTTGCCAATGAATCTGGGCAGAGCCTGCTGACGCTTATCAACGACATTCTCGACATTTCTAAGTTAGATCAGGGCGAGGTGTCGCTGTATTTCGAACCCTTTGATCTGCACGCTGTACTGCACCACCTGGAACAGCTGTTTAGCGAAAAGGTCATCGAAAAGCGGCTGCGTTTTCAATTGGTGATCGGCGACTCTGTGCCCAAAGAGGTGGTGAGCGATAAACACCGTCTGCAGCAGGTACTACTGAACCTGCTCAATAATGCCATCAAGTTCACTCACGAAGGCTTTATCCGTCTGGAAGTCGAAAATATTGGCAATATGGAGCAGGTAATGCTGAAATTTACTGTTGCTGATAGCGGTATTGGCATTGCAAAAGATAAGCTCCCGCATATCTTTAACCCCTTTTATCAGGAAGACGAAAGCACTACCCGACGTTACGGCGGCTCCGGGCTGGGTTTGTGTATTTGTCAGCAGATCATTGAGCTGTGCGGCGGCCACCTCAACTGCCAGTCACAGCAAGGAAAAGGCACACAATTTGACTTTAACTGGCCTGTTGCGCCATGTTGCCTGATCTATTCCGAAGACAGCGACCAGATAACACTGGGCGCGCTTCATGGTCATGTTTTGCTCGCAGAGGACAATGCGGTCAACCAAATTGTCACCAAAGCCATTTTGGAAAAACTGGGCCTGAGTGTCACCATAGTCACCGATGGCCAGCAGGCGCTGCAACAGCTGGAAAAAGAACATTATGATCTGGTTCTGATGGACATGCACATGCCCAATATGGATGGCATAGAGGCGACCAAAGCGATCCGTAAAATGCCACAACACCTGCAGCTGACCATTATTGCACTGACCGCCAACGTGTTGATCAAAGACATTGAAGCCTGCTTTGCTGCCGGTATGGACGACTACATCAGTAAGCCCATTGCGCTGGAGCAACTCAAAACCGTGCTCGATAAATGGTTAGCGGTAAAAAATGGCTAA
- a CDS encoding trypsin-like serine protease yields MKITLLAAAVLSLSATAVSANTVQPGSTDITPSVVGGIETPAYSRPYQVALLMNGRQGCGGTLLSENWVLTAAHCLDNASTASLTVRVGAHSISRGDGDTLRVSQIIMHENWRGANGIRSGYDIAVLRLATPAASKYTPAKLPTQSIADQYAGIGDYPTVSGWGLTSNRGRPSDVLREAQLPVISNASCSSQLNFNIPGSVICGGGEGGRSACNGDSGGPYAVRVGNDFYSIGTVSWGIACSGATAFTRTTSYLDWIERKTGLKPGNPDNPTDEKPVADFSSSVSGLTVSFANRATDDNGITAYDWNFGDGNRSSAANPRHTYAANGSYNVTLTVTDTAQQTASVSKVVSIGEPPVCDVEAWNSTTSYALGDKVSYQGSIYEAIWWSSGAQPDVYPNVWKKLDNCDGSGDPAPVANFTVAQSGLTVTLNNTSTDNGQIVSSQWQFGDGQSASGSSVTHTYRVAGSYTIRLTVADDQGQSSTVSKTVTVGGDDNCQGIPGWDASAVYNTGDRVAKSGVVYEAQWWVQGEDPAQSGPWGPWKTVGACN; encoded by the coding sequence ATGAAAATTACACTTTTGGCTGCGGCTGTCCTGTCATTGTCAGCAACTGCCGTCTCTGCGAATACAGTGCAACCGGGCTCAACCGATATCACTCCAAGTGTTGTGGGCGGGATTGAAACTCCAGCATACTCAAGACCCTACCAGGTCGCTCTGCTAATGAATGGACGTCAGGGCTGTGGCGGTACTCTATTGAGTGAAAACTGGGTACTGACTGCTGCACACTGTCTTGATAATGCATCAACGGCCAGCCTGACGGTGCGCGTGGGCGCTCACTCTATTAGCCGTGGTGACGGTGATACGTTGCGCGTATCTCAGATTATCATGCACGAAAACTGGCGTGGTGCGAACGGGATCCGCTCGGGCTATGATATCGCCGTGTTGCGTCTGGCAACGCCAGCTGCGAGCAAGTATACCCCGGCAAAACTCCCGACTCAGTCGATTGCGGATCAATACGCGGGTATTGGCGACTATCCAACCGTGTCTGGCTGGGGCCTCACCTCTAACCGTGGCCGCCCGAGTGATGTGCTGCGCGAAGCCCAGTTACCGGTGATCTCTAATGCCAGTTGTAGCAGCCAGCTGAATTTCAATATTCCGGGCTCTGTGATCTGTGGCGGTGGCGAAGGTGGTCGTTCAGCCTGTAACGGCGACAGCGGCGGACCTTATGCGGTGCGTGTTGGTAACGATTTCTACAGTATCGGTACTGTGAGTTGGGGGATTGCCTGTTCAGGTGCGACGGCATTTACCCGCACGACCAGCTATCTGGACTGGATCGAGCGTAAAACCGGCCTGAAACCGGGCAACCCGGATAACCCAACGGATGAAAAGCCGGTTGCCGATTTCAGCTCATCGGTATCGGGTTTGACCGTAAGTTTTGCCAACCGTGCAACGGATGACAATGGCATTACCGCGTATGACTGGAACTTTGGTGACGGTAATCGCTCTAGTGCTGCAAACCCACGCCATACCTATGCAGCGAACGGCAGCTACAACGTAACGCTCACGGTAACCGATACCGCACAACAAACGGCAAGCGTGTCAAAAGTGGTCTCAATTGGTGAGCCGCCAGTGTGTGATGTAGAAGCCTGGAACAGCACAACGTCATACGCATTAGGCGATAAAGTGTCTTATCAGGGCAGCATTTACGAAGCCATCTGGTGGTCTTCAGGTGCACAGCCGGATGTCTATCCCAATGTCTGGAAAAAGCTGGATAACTGCGATGGTTCAGGTGACCCTGCCCCCGTTGCGAATTTCACTGTGGCTCAGTCAGGCCTGACCGTCACCCTGAACAACACCAGCACAGACAATGGTCAGATTGTATCCAGTCAGTGGCAGTTTGGTGATGGTCAGAGTGCTTCTGGGTCCTCTGTGACGCACACTTATCGCGTAGCAGGCAGCTATACTATTCGCCTGACGGTAGCAGATGACCAGGGACAAAGCAGCACAGTATCTAAAACGGTGACTGTGGGCGGTGATGACAACTGTCAGGGTATTCCAGGCTGGGATGCGAGTGCCGTTTACAATACCGGCGACCGCGTAGCCAAAAGCGGCGTGGTCTACGAAGCGCAGTGGTGGGTGCAGGGTGAAGACCCGGCTCAATCTGGTCCTTGGGGTCCGTGGAAAACTGTAGGCGCCTGTAACTAG
- a CDS encoding cupin domain-containing protein codes for MNNLFSDIPVDLSDEVFQTLLSHEQLKIERIVSKGHTSPPQGWYDQDEHEWVLVLQGAGELTFEDGRVERLSAGDHLNIPAHCKHKVSWTAPEQETVWLAIFYR; via the coding sequence ATGAATAACCTGTTTTCTGATATTCCTGTAGACCTCAGCGACGAAGTCTTCCAGACATTACTGTCTCATGAACAGCTCAAAATAGAGCGTATTGTATCCAAAGGGCATACCTCGCCACCTCAGGGTTGGTACGATCAGGATGAGCATGAGTGGGTTCTGGTACTGCAAGGGGCAGGTGAACTCACATTTGAAGATGGCCGGGTTGAGCGCCTGAGCGCCGGAGATCACCTCAACATTCCCGCGCATTGTAAGCATAAAGTCAGCTGGACCGCTCCTGAGCAGGAAACTGTCTGGTTAGCCATTTTTTACCGCTAA
- a CDS encoding cytochrome-c peroxidase: MILRFLIWALLSSSVCVAAEPILPLHSVATDERKVALGRQLFFDTRLSHSNEVSCASCHQLATHGADKVPRSKGVAGRLGDVRAPTVYNSVFNIRQAWDGKAIDLKAQVTLPVENPKEFATTWPELIATLNEDKSFVSAFKQVYKGGLSSDAISDAIAHYERSLITLNAPFDLWLQGKGPLSEQAQEGYRLFKYYGCINCHQGKNVGGNMFAKMGTFGDYFGDRGTPIEPADYGRYNVTKREADKFTFKVPGLRLAARQAYFFHDGSEQSLEGAIDTMARYQLGRSLSKAELKAIAAFLESLVGHHQEMTP; this comes from the coding sequence GTGATACTGAGATTTCTGATTTGGGCATTGCTAAGCAGTTCAGTGTGTGTGGCAGCCGAACCCATTTTACCTTTACATAGTGTCGCAACGGATGAGCGTAAGGTGGCCCTGGGCCGGCAGCTGTTTTTTGACACCCGGCTCTCGCACTCTAACGAAGTGAGCTGCGCGTCGTGTCATCAGCTGGCAACCCATGGTGCCGATAAGGTACCGCGCTCAAAGGGCGTCGCCGGACGGCTTGGCGATGTAAGGGCACCCACAGTGTACAACTCAGTATTCAATATTCGTCAGGCCTGGGATGGCAAAGCCATAGATTTAAAAGCCCAGGTTACGCTGCCCGTAGAAAATCCTAAAGAATTTGCAACCACCTGGCCAGAGCTAATCGCCACACTCAACGAGGATAAGTCATTTGTCAGCGCGTTTAAGCAGGTTTACAAGGGCGGCCTGTCGAGTGATGCCATCAGCGACGCCATTGCCCATTATGAGCGCAGTCTGATCACCCTGAATGCGCCGTTTGATTTGTGGTTGCAAGGTAAAGGACCTTTGTCTGAGCAGGCTCAGGAAGGCTATCGCTTGTTTAAGTATTATGGCTGTATCAATTGCCATCAGGGTAAAAATGTGGGCGGTAATATGTTTGCCAAAATGGGCACGTTTGGTGACTATTTTGGCGATCGCGGCACCCCAATCGAGCCCGCAGACTACGGCAGGTACAACGTCACAAAACGTGAAGCCGATAAGTTCACCTTTAAGGTGCCGGGTTTACGCCTGGCAGCCAGGCAGGCCTATTTTTTTCATGACGGCAGTGAGCAAAGCCTCGAAGGTGCCATTGATACTATGGCCCGCTATCAGCTTGGTCGCTCGTTAAGTAAGGCAGAGCTTAAAGCCATTGCGGCCTTTCTCGAAAGCCTGGTTGGGCATCATCAGGAAATGACGCCATGA